The Archocentrus centrarchus isolate MPI-CPG fArcCen1 chromosome 7, fArcCen1, whole genome shotgun sequence genome window below encodes:
- the LOC115783519 gene encoding LOW QUALITY PROTEIN: potassium voltage-gated channel subfamily A member 3-like (The sequence of the model RefSeq protein was modified relative to this genomic sequence to represent the inferred CDS: inserted 7 bases in 5 codons) → MRLQPRMDDHLSLLQSPPPSATKTRGNNLVNHGYTETEADVMTVVACDNMLEESAALPGHHSLDRYEPDHECCERVVINISGLRFETQLKTLSQFPETLLGDPKKRMRYFDPLRNEYFFDRNRPSFDAILYYYQSGGRIRRPVNVPIDIFSEEIRFYELGEEAMEKFREDEGFIKEEERPLPENEFQRQVWXLFEYPESXRSARGIAIVSVLVILXSIVIFCLETLPEFRDENRDPITTAPVINGTLPYLISPFSDPFFVVETLCIIWFSFELLVRFFACPSKATFSKXIMNIIDIVAIVPYFITLGTELAERQGNGQQAMSLAILRVIRLVXVFRIFKLSRHSKGLQILGQTLKAVA, encoded by the exons ATGCGTCTTCAACCGCGCATGGACGACCACCTCAGCCTCCTTCAATCACCCCCGCCAAGCGCAACCAAAACCCGGGGCAACAACCTGGTGAACCACGGATACACCGAGACAGAAGCCGACGTGATGACGGTTGTGGCGTGTGACAACATGTTAGAAGAGTCAGCGGCTCTACCGGGCCACCACTCTCTGGACCGATATGAACCGGATCACGAATGCTGCGAGAGGGTGGTCATCAACATCTCAGGGTTACGCTTTGAGACGCAGCTAAAGACTCTCTCGCAATTTCCAGAGACGCTGCTGGGGGACCCCAAGAAGAGGATGAGGTACTTTGATCCCCTCAGGAACGAATACTTTTTTGATCGGAACCGGCCCAGCTTTGATGCCATTCTGTATTACTACCAATCTGGCGGGCGCATAAGAAGACCTGTTAATGTGCCCATTGACATTTTTTCTGAGGAGATACGCTTCTATGAGCTGGGCGAGGAGGCTATGGAGAAGTTCAGGGAGGATGAAGGTTTCATAAAGGAGGAGGAGCGACCGCTGCCTGAGAATGAATTTCAAAGACAGGTGT TGCTTTTTGAATACCCAGAGA TCCGGTCCGCCCGGGGAATCGCAATAGTCTCTGTCTTGGTCATTCT ATCCATTGTCATTTTCTGCTTAGAGACATTGCCGGAGTTCAGGGACGAGAACAGAGATCCAATCACCACTGCACCTGTGATAAATGGCACACTCCCGTATCTCATCAGCCCCTTCTCAGACCCGTTCTTTGTCGTGGAGACGTTGTGTATAATCTGGTTCTCCTTCGAGTTACTAGTGCGTTTTTTTGCGTGCCCCAGTAAGGCCACGTTCTCCA ATATTATGAACATTATAGACATTGTGGCCATTGTTCCCTATTTcatcaccctgggcacagagcTGGCAGAAAGACAAGGAAACGGACAGCAGGCCATGTCATTAGCCATTCTACGCGTAATTAGGCTTGT GGTGTTTCGTATCTTCAAACTGTCGCGTCACTCTAAGGGACTTCAAATTTTAGGACAGACTCTAAAGGCAGTAGCGTGA